The Centroberyx gerrardi isolate f3 chromosome 19, fCenGer3.hap1.cur.20231027, whole genome shotgun sequence genome has a segment encoding these proteins:
- the arl4ab gene encoding ADP-ribosylation factor-like 4ab produces the protein MGNGLSDHHAVFPCLPSFQALHIVILGLDCAGKTTVLYRLRFNEFVNTVPTKGFNTEKIKVSLGASRRTASFHFWDVGGQEKLRPLWRSYTRCADGIVFVVDSVDAERIEEAKTELHKITRLAENQGVPVLVVANKQDLRNSLSLAEMENMLALSELGASTPWHLQPACAIIGEGLQEGLEKLHAMITKRRKMLRQQKKKR, from the coding sequence ATGGGGAATGGATTGTCAGACCATCACGCCGTCTTCCCCTGCCTCCCGTCTTTCCAGGCCCTCCACATTGTCATTCTAGGACTGGACTGCGCAGGCAAGACCACCGTGTTGTACCGGCTGCGTTTCAACGAGTTCGTGAACACCGTCCCGACAAAGGGATTCAACACGGAGAAGATCAAAGTGTCGCTTGGGGCCAGCCGGCGGACGGCGTCGTTCCACTTCTGGGACGTCGGCGGCCAGGAGAAGCTGCGGCCGCTGTGGCGCTCGTACACGCGCTGCGCCGACGGCATCGTGTTCGTGGTGGACTCGGTGGACGCTGAGCGCATCGAGGAGGCCAAGACAGAGCTGCACAAGATCACGCGGCTGGCGGAGAACCAGGGCGTGCCGGTTCTGGTGGTGGCCAACAAGCAGGACCTGAGGAACTCGCTGAGCCTGGCCGAGATGGAGAACATGCTGGCGCTGAGTGAGCTGGGCGCCTCCACGCCCTGGCACCTCCAGCCGGCCTGCGCCATCATCGGAGAGGGGCTGCAGGAAGGGCTGGAGAAGCTGCACGCCATGATCaccaagaggaggaagatgctgcggcaacagaagaagaagagatga